In a single window of the Rhineura floridana isolate rRhiFlo1 chromosome 3, rRhiFlo1.hap2, whole genome shotgun sequence genome:
- the LOC133381295 gene encoding zinc finger protein 850-like, translating to MKAYKCVECGKSFSRSDSLTLHQRIHTGVKPYECVECGKTFSQSGSLNLHQRIHTRVKPHKCVECGKSFRSRGDLNLHRRTHTGVKPYECVECGKTFSQRGNLNLHQRIHTGVKPHKCVECGKSFRSSGDLNLHQRTHTGVKPYECVECGKAFSQSGNLNLHQRIHTGVKPHKCVECGKSFRSSGELKVHQRTHTGEKPYECVECGKRFSQTGTLHVHLKTHAKVNPYGCVQCGKSFSRYGQLFHHEKTHTGLKPFKCMECGKSFTRRAVLIIHQTTHTGMKAYKCMECGKHFSQSSGLTLHQRIHTGVKPHKCVECGKSFRSSGYLNIHQRTHTGAKPYECVHCGKSFSQSGTLSVHQRTHTGAKPHKCVECGKSFRSSSCLSSHQRTHTGVKPYECVECGKGFSHRDSLTTHQRTHTGVKPFKCVECGKTFSNRTNFHTHKKLHTGVKPYECLECGTSFTRRHHLTSHQRTHTGVKPFKCVECGNSFSQRYSLTVHQRIHTGVKPYECVECGKNFSDKSSLTSHQRTHTGEKPFKCMECGKSFSQKGSLTLHLRTHTGDKPYKCVDCGKSFTCSGSFTKHQRIHTGVKPYECVECGKNFSDKSSLTPHRRTHTGEKPFKCMECGKSFSQKGRLTLHLRTHTGEKPYECVECGKSFARRHHLSSHERTHTGMKPYKCMECGKSFSDSSGLTSHQSIHTGVKPHKCVECGKSFRTSGQLTIHQRTHTGVKPFECVECGKTFSQRANLARHQKSHAG from the coding sequence ATGAAGGCAtataaatgtgtggagtgtggaaagagtttcagtcgtagtgacagccttactttacatcaaagaatccatacaggggtgaagccatatgaatgtgtggagtgtggaaagaccttcagtcaaagTGGAAGCCTTAatttacatcaaagaatccatacaagggtgaaaccacataaatgtgtggagtgtggaaagagcttccgttctAGAGGAGACCTTAATTTACAtcgaagaacccacacaggagtgaagccatatgaatgtgtggagtgtggaaagaccttcagtcaaagAGGAAACCTTAatttacatcaaagaatccatacaggggtgaaaccacataaatgtgtggagtgtggaaagagcttccgttctAGTGGAGACCTtaatttacatcaaagaacccacacaggagtgaagccatatgaatgtgtggagtgtggaaaggccTTCAGTCAAAGCGGAAACCTTAatttacatcaaagaatccatacaggggtgaaaccacataaatgtgtggagtgtggaaagagcttccgttctAGTGGAGAACTTAaggtacatcaaagaacccacacaggggagaagccctatgaatgtgtggagtgtggaaagagatttAGTCAAACAGGAACCCTTCATGTACATCTAAAAACCCATGCAAAGGTGAACCCATATGGATGTGtgcaatgtggaaagagcttcagtcgataTGGACAACTTTTTCACCATGAAAAAACCCACACAGGgctgaagccatttaaatgtatggaatgtggaaagagtttcactcGCAGGGCTGTCCTTATTATACATCAAACAACCCACACGGGGATGAaggcatataaatgtatggagtgtggaaagcacTTTAGTCAGAGTAGtggccttactttacatcaaaggatccatacaggggtgaaaccacataaatgtgtggagtgtggaaagagcttccgttctAGTGGATACCTTAatatacatcaaagaacccacacaggagcgaagccatatgaatgtgtacattgtggaaagagcttcagtcaaagtgGGACCCTTAgcgtacatcaaagaacccatacaggagcAAAACCACATAAATgtgttgagtgtggaaagagcttccgttcaAGTAGCTGTCtttcttcacatcaaagaacccacacaggggtgaagccatatgaatgtgtggagtgtggaaagggttTCTCTCATAGAGATAGTCTTactacacatcaaagaacccacacaggggtgaaaccatttaaatgtgtggagtgtggaaagaccttcagtaaCAGAACAAACTTTCATACACATAAAAAACTCCACACAGGAGTGAAGCCATatgaatgtttggagtgtggaacaAGCTTCACCCGTAGAcatcaccttacttcacatcaaagaacgcaCACAGGggtgaaaccatttaaatgtgtggagtgtggcaACAGTTTCAGTCAGAGATACAgccttactgtacatcaaagaatccacacaggggtgaagccatatgaatgtgtggagtgtggaaagaactttagTGACAAGagtagccttacttcacatcaaagaacccatacaggggagaaaccatttaaatgtatggaatgtggaaagagcttcagtcagaagggaagccttactttacatctaagaacccatacaggggataaaccatataaatgcgtggactgtggaaagagcttcacttgTAGTGGCTCctttactaaacatcaaagaatccacacaggggtgaagccatatgaatgtgtggagtgtggaaagaactttagTGACAAGAGTAGCCTTACTCCACATcgaagaacccatacaggggagaaaccatttaaatgtatggaatgtggaaagagcttcagtcagaagggAAGGCTTACTTTACATCTAAGAACCCATACAggtgagaaaccatatgaatgtgtggagtgtggaaagagttttgcTCGTAGACATCACCTTAGTAgccatgaaagaacccacacgggaatgaagccatataaatgtatggagtgtggaaagagctttagtgatAGTAgtggccttacttcacatcaaagcaTCCATACAGGGGTGAAACCACATAAAtgtgtggaatgtggaaagagtttccgtACTAGTGGACAGCTTACTATTcatcagagaacccacacaggagtaAAGCCATTTGAATGtgttgagtgtggaaagaccttcagtcaaagAGCAAACCTTGCTAGACATCAAAAATCCCACGCGGGGTGA
- the LOC133381329 gene encoding zinc finger protein 135-like, which produces MRAYKCMECGKSFSQSSALTLHQRIHTGVKPHKCGEYGKSFRWSSHLISHQRTHTGIKPHECVECGKSFSHRSTLTVHERTHTGVKPYECVECGKGFSHRNSLTPHQTTHTGAKPFKCVECGKTFSQRAQFTRHQKIHTGVKPYECVECGKGFSHRNSLTPHQTTHTGAKPFKCVECGKTFSQRAQFTRHQKIHTGVKPYECVECGKSFSMSSQFISHQRIHTGDKPFKCVECGKSFSERGSLATHQKTHMGVKPFKCVKCGKTFSQRGNLATHQKTHTGEII; this is translated from the coding sequence ATGAgggcatataaatgtatggagtgtggaaagagcttcagtcagagtagtgcccttactttacatcaaagaatccatacaggggTGAAACCACATAAATGTGGGGAatatggaaagagcttccgttggAGTAGCCACCTTAtctcacatcaaagaacccacacagggataAAGCCACatgaatgtgtggagtgtggaaagagtttctctCATAGAAGTACCCTTactgtacatgaaagaacccacacaggggtgaagccatatgaatgtgtggagtgtggaaagggttTCTCTCATAGAAATAGCCTTACTCCACATCAGACAACCCACACAGGggcaaaaccatttaaatgtgttgagtgtggaaagaccttcagtcaaagAGCACAATTTACTAGACATCAAAAAATCCACACAGGGGTGAAACCAtatgaatgtgtggagtgtggaaagggttTCTCTCATAGAAATAGCCTTACTCCACATCAGACAACCCACACAGGggcaaaaccatttaaatgtgttgagtgtggaaagaccttcagtcaaagAGCACAATTTACTAGACATCAAAAAATCCACACAGGGGTGAAACCAtatgaatgtgtggagtgtggaaagagcttcagtatgAGTAGCCAGTTTAtttcacatcaaagaatccacacaggggataaaccatttaaatgtgtggagtgtggaaagagcttcagtgaaagAGGAAGCCTTGCTACACATCAAAAAACCCACATGGGGGTGAAACCGTTTAAATGTGTCAAGTGTGGCAAGACCTTCAGTCAAAGAGGAAACCTTGCTACACATCAAAAAACCCACACGGGTGAAATCATTTAA